One Salmo trutta chromosome 12, fSalTru1.1, whole genome shotgun sequence genomic region harbors:
- the LOC115204349 gene encoding nuclear factor related to kappa-B-binding protein-like isoform X3, producing the protein MDALDHMLTDPLDSGEGNDGRITEECMLGNCQVSLPEDLLEDPEIFFSVLSESTWSEVLTDDQRQHLRQLLPHFQEDNTSEQDSTISKLFNKQNFCFGNPLHLAQKLFQDGHFNPEVVKYRQLCAKSQKKRQLNSLQQYYHKLLKQILVSRKELLELAVRSGPDIAVNRKYPTQTHGEVQEQRVRGRVCRILREVKTECGDSNASSDDDDTASWLPTPQSPSSPTPTVSVRVLPSLSTQDMKTTDKQELGEKDMRAMLRRHREKRRRQPDHPDLMTSDIRLGDMMSRVNIGRKGSMMTLFDLALPKRKMREERRKKKMRTIKVESEDPCEALMPSEAPAPSVNITAALPETPVTPLPSVKEEPMEEVQSSPAMVEEIAVSFFNLLENILKLDGLASTTMLEEKVQQWQTSPASSLNPWFSSASCWSEMVLPALHFLAGETKVGMLVLPSGFTPYVAFRENSQRWKWIGPSQDGEKDLSALWQLWVDSKDLVVVKTECEELTEMTSPTPRVSWTDFVVRPSTGDERHVFQVQEQQRYDQPHKAFTFRMHGFESVVGPVKGVFDKEMSLNKAREHTLLRSDRPAYVTILSLVRDAAARLPNGEGTRAEICELLKDSQFLAPDVTSAQVNTVVSGALDRLHYEKDPCVKYDIGRKLWIYLHRDRGQEEFERIHQAQAAAAKARKALQQKPKPASKPSGSKEGGGKTPGGLEASDVGGPMSPTPTTPTTSTPGTPKSPLAPVATTPTKAGIPDSVKTSPGVLLVSPPPMPQLGTLLSSCQSGPQVSQPATSQHTARVVGHQSGSLPQVRVVSSQTAGGQHATLVHQTPHQIRVPVTMGTKGITQAVVSLPLRTQSAGSPIQVQASRGQTTLSVSGLTTAVTVLKPQTASPGSPAHNPTSPSVRQGVTSQNIIKQVAITGQLGIKSQGRPGLPITATNLRIQGKDVLRLPPSSITTDSKGQTVLRITPDMMATLTKSPLTTVKLTPDMLGTATTKSISATLHVTPPHSTSSPASSSGEVRTSKASAGTTTLLKAAGDTIRLMPTLAVTMAEQKTRTFSTVSSSDSKSGTTIRIMPGLGVIPQKQGQTITMTTTTGSKPVSTGAATVTIATSGLAGAKGVTVGSSASGSLTLGTATATVRQVPVTATVVSTQPGKLPARFTVPLSVLSQPLKSKSVMTTPILKGNLSTNISSLGRNIILTTMPAGTKLIAGNKPVSFVTAQQLQQLQQQGQATQVRIQTVPAQQLQQRSAAGSPKSMSTVVVTTAPSPKRAPDPPPPAQ; encoded by the exons ATGGATGCCCTTGATCACATGCTGACCGACCCCCTAGACTCAGGGGAGGGCAATGATGGGCGCATCACGGAAGAGTGCATGTTGGGAAACTGTCAAGTGAGTCTTCCAGAAGACCTGCTTGAGGAT CCTGAAATCTTCTTCTCTGTGCTGAGTGAAAGCACCTGGTCTGAAGTACTGACAGATGACCAGAGGCAGCATCTCCGTCAACTGTTACCCCACTTTCAAGAAGACAACACTAGTGAGCAGGACAGCACCATCAGCAAACTCTTCAACAAACAGAACTTCTGCTTCGGAAACCCCTTGCATCTTGCACAGAAACTGTTCCAAG ATGGCCATTTCAATCCAGAAGTGGTTAAGTACAGACAGCTGTGTGCCAAGTCCCAGAAAAAACGCCAGCTGAACTCGTTGCAGCAGTACTACCACAAACTCCTTAAACAGATCCTGGTCTCTAGAAAG GAACTGTTAGAGTTGGCTGTCCGCAGTGGCCCTGACATTGCGGTGAACAGAAAGTATCCCACCCAGACACATGGTGAGGTGCAGGAACAGAGGGTCAGAGGAAGAGTGTGCCGGATACTGAGGGAAGTTAAAACTGAGTGTGGAGACAGCAATGCCTCATCTGACGATGATG ATACAGCCTCTTGGCTGCCAACACCTCaatctccttcctctccaacGCCCACAGTCTCTGTCAGGGTTCTGCCCAGTCTCTCCACCCAGGACATGAAGACCACCG ATAAGCAAGAACTGGGAGAGAAGGACATGAGAGCCATGCTACGGAgacatagagagaagaggagacgacAACCG GATCATCCAGACTTGATGACTTCTGACATCCGCCTGGGTGACATGATGTCTAGAGTGAACATAGGTCGTAAAGGCTCCATGATGA CACTGTTTGACCTGGCTCTGCCCAAGAGgaagatgagggaggagaggagaaagaagaagaTGAGGACAATTAAAGTGGAGTCTGAGGATCCCTGTGAGGCTCTGATGCCTTCAGAAGCCCCAGCTCCATCAGTTAACATCACAGCTGCTCTGCCTGAGACCCCAGTCACTCCACTGCCCAGTGTCAAGGAAGA GCCGATGGAGGAGGTGCAGAGCAGCCCTGCCATGGTGGAGGAGATCGCTGTGAGCTTCTTCAACCTGCTGGAGAACATCCTAAAACTAGACGGCCTCGCCAGCACCACCATG TTGGAGGAGAAGGTCCAACAGTGGCAGACATCTCCAGCTAGTTCCCTGAACCCCTGGTTCTCCTCGGCCTCCTGCTGGTCAGAGATGGTGCTGCCGGCCCTGCACTTCCTGGCTGGGGAGACTAAAG tcgGTATGTTGGTTCTTCCCAGTGGCTTCACTCCCTATGTGGCGTTCAGGGAAAACTCCCAGCGATGGAAATGGATTG GTCCCAGtcaggatggagagaaggatTTGAGTGCTCTGTGGCAGCTGTGGGTCGACTCCAAGGACTTGGTTGTGGTCAAG ACAGAATGTGAAGAACTAACAGAGATGACTTCTCCCACCCCTAGAGT CAGTTGGACTGACTTCGTGGTGCGGCCCAGCACAGGAGACGAGAGGCATGTTTTCCAAGTGCAG GAGCAGCAGCGATACGACCAGCCACACAAAGCCTTCACCTTCAGAATGCATGGCTTTGAGTCTGTGGTGGGGCCTGTTAAGGGGGTCTTTGACAAGGAGATGTCTCTCAACAAAGCCAGAGAACACACTCTGCTGCGCTCTGACCGCCCAGCTTATGTCACCATCCTCTCCTTGG tgcGGGACGCAGCAGCCCGGCTGCCCAACGGAGAGGGGACCAGAGctgagatctgtgagctgctcaagGACTCTCAATTCCTGGCACCAGATGTCACCAGTGCTCAG GTGAACACGGTTGTGAGTGGGGCTCTGGACAGGCTGCACTATGAGAAGGACCCCTGTGTGAAGTATGACATCGGCCGCAAGCTGTGGATTTACCTGCACCGCGACCGCGGTCAGGAGGAGTTTG AGAGGATTCACCAGGCTCAAGCTGCTGCTGCCAAGGCCAGAAAGGCTCTGCAGCAGAAACCTAAACCTGCGTCGAAGCCT TCTGGAAGTAAGGAGGGGGGTGGTAAGACCCCTGGAGGCCTGGAAGCAAGTGATGTGGGGGGTCCCATGTCCCCAACTCCGACCACCCCCACTACCAGCACCCCTGGAACCCCCAAATCACCCCTCGCCCCTGTAGCCACAACCCCCACCAAAGCTGGGATCCCAGATTCAGTCAAGACCAGTCCTGG TGTTCTACTGGTGTCTCCTCCCCCCATGCCCCAGCTGGGGACCCTGTTGTCCAGCTGCCAGTCTGGCCCCCAGGTCTCTCAGCCAGCTACCTCCCAACACACAGCCAGGGTAGTGGGCCACCAGTCAGGCTCTCTCCCACAGGTACGAGTGGTTTCTTCCCAGACAGCAGGAGGACAGCATGCCACGCTGGTGCACCAAACCCCTCATCAAATCAGAGTGCCAGTCACCATGGGAACCAAGGGCATCACACAG GCTGTGGTGTCGTTACCACTGAGGACCCAGTCTGCTGGTAGCCCCATCCAGGTGCAGGCGTCCAGAGGGCAGACAACCCTGTCAGTGTCAGGCCTGACGACTGCTGTTACTGTCCTCAAACCTCAGACTGCGTCCCCTGGCAGCCCAGCACAcaaccctacctccccctctgtcCGACAGGGAGTCACCAGCCAGAACATCATCAAACAG GTGGCTATCACAGGCCAGTTGGGCATAAAGTCTCAAGGTAGACCGGGTCTTCCAATAACGGCGACCAATCTTCGCATCCAGGGCAAGGATGTGCTCCGCCTGCCCCCCTCCTCCATCACCACAGACTCTAAAGGACAGACGGTGCTGCGGATCACTCCTGACATGATGGCCACCCTAACTAAGTCCCCTCTCACCACCGTCAAACTCACCCCCGACATGTTAGGCACTGCCACTACCAAGAGCATATCTGCTACTCTCCATGTGACCCCACCCCACTCCACCTCCAGCCCAGCCTCCTCCTCGGGTGAAGTCCGGACCAGCAAGGCCTCTGCTGGCACCACCACCCTGCTGAAGGCTGCAGGGGATACTATCCGCCTGATGCCCACCCTAGCAGTCACTATGGCAGAGCAGAAGACCAGAACCTTCTCCACCGTCTCCTCGTCTGACTCGAAGAGTGGCACCACCATACGGATCATGCCCGGCCTCGGGGTCATCCCACAGAAACAGGGCCAAACCATCACAATGACAACCACCACTGGCAGCAAACCAGTCTCCACTGGAGCCGCCACTGTCACCATAGCCACCAGCGGACTGGCCGGAGCTAAAGGGGTGACGGTAGGCTCTTCTGCCTCAGGCTCCCTGACTCTGGGAACAGCCACAGCTACTGTCCGCCAGGTCCCCGTCACAGCCACAGTGGTGTCCACACAACCA GGGAAGTTACCAGCTCGGTTCACAGTGCCTCTGTCTGTCCTCAGCCAACCACTGAAAAGTAAGAGTGTGATGACCACGCCCATACTGAAAGGAAACCTCAGTACCAA TATCAGCAGTCTGGGCAGGAACATCATCCTCACCACCATGCCTGCCGGTACCAAGCTGATAGCTGGGAACAAGCCAGTCAGCTTTGTCACGGCTCAACAGTTGCAGCAGCTGCAGCAGCAGGGACAGGCCACACAG GTGCGGATCCAGACGGTGCCAGCCCAGCAGCTCCAGCAGCGCTCGGCAGCAGGCTCCCCCAAGTCAATGTCCACTGTCGTAGTCACCACCGCACCCTCACCCAAACGGGCCCCGGACCCGCCACCACCAGCACAGTGA
- the LOC115204349 gene encoding nuclear factor related to kappa-B-binding protein-like isoform X1 has translation MDALDHMLTDPLDSGEGNDGRITEECMLGNCQVSLPEDLLEDPEIFFSVLSESTWSEVLTDDQRQHLRQLLPHFQEDNTSEQDSTISKLFNKQNFCFGNPLHLAQKLFQDGHFNPEVVKYRQLCAKSQKKRQLNSLQQYYHKLLKQILVSRKELLELAVRSGPDIAVNRKYPTQTHGEVQEQRVRGRVCRILREVKTECGDSNASSDDDDTASWLPTPQSPSSPTPTVSVRVLPSLSTQDMKTTDKQELGEKDMRAMLRRHREKRRRQPDHPDLMTSDIRLGDMMSRVNIGRKGSMMTLFDLALPKRKMREERRKKKMRTIKVESEDPCEALMPSEAPAPSVNITAALPETPVTPLPSVKEEPMEEVQSSPAMVEEIAVSFFNLLENILKLDGLASTTMLEEKVQQWQTSPASSLNPWFSSASCWSEMVLPALHFLAGETKVGMLVLPSGFTPYVAFRENSQRWKWIGPSQDGEKDLSALWQLWVDSKDLVVVKTECEELTEMTSPTPRVSWTDFVVRPSTGDERHVFQVQEQQRYDQPHKAFTFRMHGFESVVGPVKGVFDKEMSLNKAREHTLLRSDRPAYVTILSLVRDAAARLPNGEGTRAEICELLKDSQFLAPDVTSAQVNTVVSGALDRLHYEKDPCVKYDIGRKLWIYLHRDRGQEEFERIHQAQAAAAKARKALQQKPKPASKPKSGSKEGGGKTPGGLEASDVGGPMSPTPTTPTTSTPGTPKSPLAPVATTPTKAGIPDSVKTSPGVLLVSPPPMPQLGTLLSSCQSGPQVSQPATSQHTARVVGHQSGSLPQVRVVSSQTAGGQHATLVHQTPHQIRVPVTMGTKGITQAVVSLPLRTQSAGSPIQVQASRGQTTLSVSGLTTAVTVLKPQTASPGSPAHNPTSPSVRQGVTSQNIIKQVAITGQLGIKSQGRPGLPITATNLRIQGKDVLRLPPSSITTDSKGQTVLRITPDMMATLTKSPLTTVKLTPDMLGTATTKSISATLHVTPPHSTSSPASSSGEVRTSKASAGTTTLLKAAGDTIRLMPTLAVTMAEQKTRTFSTVSSSDSKSGTTIRIMPGLGVIPQKQGQTITMTTTTGSKPVSTGAATVTIATSGLAGAKGVTVGSSASGSLTLGTATATVRQVPVTATVVSTQPGKLPARFTVPLSVLSQPLKSKSVMTTPILKGNLSTNISSLGRNIILTTMPAGTKLIAGNKPVSFVTAQQLQQLQQQGQATQVRIQTVPAQQLQQRSAAGSPKSMSTVVVTTAPSPKRAPDPPPPAQ, from the exons ATGGATGCCCTTGATCACATGCTGACCGACCCCCTAGACTCAGGGGAGGGCAATGATGGGCGCATCACGGAAGAGTGCATGTTGGGAAACTGTCAAGTGAGTCTTCCAGAAGACCTGCTTGAGGAT CCTGAAATCTTCTTCTCTGTGCTGAGTGAAAGCACCTGGTCTGAAGTACTGACAGATGACCAGAGGCAGCATCTCCGTCAACTGTTACCCCACTTTCAAGAAGACAACACTAGTGAGCAGGACAGCACCATCAGCAAACTCTTCAACAAACAGAACTTCTGCTTCGGAAACCCCTTGCATCTTGCACAGAAACTGTTCCAAG ATGGCCATTTCAATCCAGAAGTGGTTAAGTACAGACAGCTGTGTGCCAAGTCCCAGAAAAAACGCCAGCTGAACTCGTTGCAGCAGTACTACCACAAACTCCTTAAACAGATCCTGGTCTCTAGAAAG GAACTGTTAGAGTTGGCTGTCCGCAGTGGCCCTGACATTGCGGTGAACAGAAAGTATCCCACCCAGACACATGGTGAGGTGCAGGAACAGAGGGTCAGAGGAAGAGTGTGCCGGATACTGAGGGAAGTTAAAACTGAGTGTGGAGACAGCAATGCCTCATCTGACGATGATG ATACAGCCTCTTGGCTGCCAACACCTCaatctccttcctctccaacGCCCACAGTCTCTGTCAGGGTTCTGCCCAGTCTCTCCACCCAGGACATGAAGACCACCG ATAAGCAAGAACTGGGAGAGAAGGACATGAGAGCCATGCTACGGAgacatagagagaagaggagacgacAACCG GATCATCCAGACTTGATGACTTCTGACATCCGCCTGGGTGACATGATGTCTAGAGTGAACATAGGTCGTAAAGGCTCCATGATGA CACTGTTTGACCTGGCTCTGCCCAAGAGgaagatgagggaggagaggagaaagaagaagaTGAGGACAATTAAAGTGGAGTCTGAGGATCCCTGTGAGGCTCTGATGCCTTCAGAAGCCCCAGCTCCATCAGTTAACATCACAGCTGCTCTGCCTGAGACCCCAGTCACTCCACTGCCCAGTGTCAAGGAAGA GCCGATGGAGGAGGTGCAGAGCAGCCCTGCCATGGTGGAGGAGATCGCTGTGAGCTTCTTCAACCTGCTGGAGAACATCCTAAAACTAGACGGCCTCGCCAGCACCACCATG TTGGAGGAGAAGGTCCAACAGTGGCAGACATCTCCAGCTAGTTCCCTGAACCCCTGGTTCTCCTCGGCCTCCTGCTGGTCAGAGATGGTGCTGCCGGCCCTGCACTTCCTGGCTGGGGAGACTAAAG tcgGTATGTTGGTTCTTCCCAGTGGCTTCACTCCCTATGTGGCGTTCAGGGAAAACTCCCAGCGATGGAAATGGATTG GTCCCAGtcaggatggagagaaggatTTGAGTGCTCTGTGGCAGCTGTGGGTCGACTCCAAGGACTTGGTTGTGGTCAAG ACAGAATGTGAAGAACTAACAGAGATGACTTCTCCCACCCCTAGAGT CAGTTGGACTGACTTCGTGGTGCGGCCCAGCACAGGAGACGAGAGGCATGTTTTCCAAGTGCAG GAGCAGCAGCGATACGACCAGCCACACAAAGCCTTCACCTTCAGAATGCATGGCTTTGAGTCTGTGGTGGGGCCTGTTAAGGGGGTCTTTGACAAGGAGATGTCTCTCAACAAAGCCAGAGAACACACTCTGCTGCGCTCTGACCGCCCAGCTTATGTCACCATCCTCTCCTTGG tgcGGGACGCAGCAGCCCGGCTGCCCAACGGAGAGGGGACCAGAGctgagatctgtgagctgctcaagGACTCTCAATTCCTGGCACCAGATGTCACCAGTGCTCAG GTGAACACGGTTGTGAGTGGGGCTCTGGACAGGCTGCACTATGAGAAGGACCCCTGTGTGAAGTATGACATCGGCCGCAAGCTGTGGATTTACCTGCACCGCGACCGCGGTCAGGAGGAGTTTG AGAGGATTCACCAGGCTCAAGCTGCTGCTGCCAAGGCCAGAAAGGCTCTGCAGCAGAAACCTAAACCTGCGTCGAAGCCT AAGTCTGGAAGTAAGGAGGGGGGTGGTAAGACCCCTGGAGGCCTGGAAGCAAGTGATGTGGGGGGTCCCATGTCCCCAACTCCGACCACCCCCACTACCAGCACCCCTGGAACCCCCAAATCACCCCTCGCCCCTGTAGCCACAACCCCCACCAAAGCTGGGATCCCAGATTCAGTCAAGACCAGTCCTGG TGTTCTACTGGTGTCTCCTCCCCCCATGCCCCAGCTGGGGACCCTGTTGTCCAGCTGCCAGTCTGGCCCCCAGGTCTCTCAGCCAGCTACCTCCCAACACACAGCCAGGGTAGTGGGCCACCAGTCAGGCTCTCTCCCACAGGTACGAGTGGTTTCTTCCCAGACAGCAGGAGGACAGCATGCCACGCTGGTGCACCAAACCCCTCATCAAATCAGAGTGCCAGTCACCATGGGAACCAAGGGCATCACACAG GCTGTGGTGTCGTTACCACTGAGGACCCAGTCTGCTGGTAGCCCCATCCAGGTGCAGGCGTCCAGAGGGCAGACAACCCTGTCAGTGTCAGGCCTGACGACTGCTGTTACTGTCCTCAAACCTCAGACTGCGTCCCCTGGCAGCCCAGCACAcaaccctacctccccctctgtcCGACAGGGAGTCACCAGCCAGAACATCATCAAACAG GTGGCTATCACAGGCCAGTTGGGCATAAAGTCTCAAGGTAGACCGGGTCTTCCAATAACGGCGACCAATCTTCGCATCCAGGGCAAGGATGTGCTCCGCCTGCCCCCCTCCTCCATCACCACAGACTCTAAAGGACAGACGGTGCTGCGGATCACTCCTGACATGATGGCCACCCTAACTAAGTCCCCTCTCACCACCGTCAAACTCACCCCCGACATGTTAGGCACTGCCACTACCAAGAGCATATCTGCTACTCTCCATGTGACCCCACCCCACTCCACCTCCAGCCCAGCCTCCTCCTCGGGTGAAGTCCGGACCAGCAAGGCCTCTGCTGGCACCACCACCCTGCTGAAGGCTGCAGGGGATACTATCCGCCTGATGCCCACCCTAGCAGTCACTATGGCAGAGCAGAAGACCAGAACCTTCTCCACCGTCTCCTCGTCTGACTCGAAGAGTGGCACCACCATACGGATCATGCCCGGCCTCGGGGTCATCCCACAGAAACAGGGCCAAACCATCACAATGACAACCACCACTGGCAGCAAACCAGTCTCCACTGGAGCCGCCACTGTCACCATAGCCACCAGCGGACTGGCCGGAGCTAAAGGGGTGACGGTAGGCTCTTCTGCCTCAGGCTCCCTGACTCTGGGAACAGCCACAGCTACTGTCCGCCAGGTCCCCGTCACAGCCACAGTGGTGTCCACACAACCA GGGAAGTTACCAGCTCGGTTCACAGTGCCTCTGTCTGTCCTCAGCCAACCACTGAAAAGTAAGAGTGTGATGACCACGCCCATACTGAAAGGAAACCTCAGTACCAA TATCAGCAGTCTGGGCAGGAACATCATCCTCACCACCATGCCTGCCGGTACCAAGCTGATAGCTGGGAACAAGCCAGTCAGCTTTGTCACGGCTCAACAGTTGCAGCAGCTGCAGCAGCAGGGACAGGCCACACAG GTGCGGATCCAGACGGTGCCAGCCCAGCAGCTCCAGCAGCGCTCGGCAGCAGGCTCCCCCAAGTCAATGTCCACTGTCGTAGTCACCACCGCACCCTCACCCAAACGGGCCCCGGACCCGCCACCACCAGCACAGTGA